The proteins below are encoded in one region of Segatella copri:
- a CDS encoding HAD family hydrolase, producing MKKKLYCFDFDGTLTTSDTLLEFIRYAKGTGRFLMVFLMYSPLLVLMKLHLFPNWKAKQLIFAHLFAGMRIEKFDALCRDFAEEYQHLLRPKGVTLVHEALVAGAQVFIVSASIDNWVRPFFKVRGLDGVKVLGTQIEVIDGRLTGKFKSNNCYGEEKVHRICEALTTTAANAYGTPSLSFDRSQYEIEAFGDSRGDKEMLAYADKGHYKPFR from the coding sequence ATGAAGAAAAAATTATATTGTTTCGATTTCGACGGAACGCTGACAACAAGCGATACCCTGCTGGAATTCATCAGATATGCCAAGGGTACCGGTCGGTTTCTGATGGTTTTCCTGATGTACAGTCCGCTCCTGGTACTGATGAAGCTGCATCTCTTTCCCAACTGGAAGGCGAAGCAACTCATCTTTGCCCATCTTTTTGCCGGCATGCGTATCGAGAAGTTTGATGCGCTCTGCCGCGATTTTGCCGAAGAATACCAACATCTGTTGCGCCCCAAAGGTGTTACGCTGGTACACGAAGCCCTGGTTGCAGGTGCTCAGGTTTTCATCGTGAGTGCCAGCATCGACAATTGGGTCCGCCCGTTCTTTAAAGTTCGCGGCCTGGATGGAGTCAAGGTTTTAGGCACCCAGATAGAAGTGATTGACGGCAGACTTACCGGCAAGTTCAAGAGCAACAACTGCTATGGCGAGGAAAAGGTGCATCGCATCTGCGAGGCACTGACCACCACTGCCGCCAATGCCTACGGTACCCCCTCATTATCTTTCGACCGCTCCCAATATGAGATAGAGGCATTTGGCGACAGCCGAGGCGACAAGGAGATGCTCGCCTATGCCGATAAAGGTCATTACAAGCCTTTTAGATAA
- the nadD gene encoding nicotinate (nicotinamide) nucleotide adenylyltransferase → MKKVGIFGGSFNPIHTGHIALAKSLCEKACLDEVWFMVSPMNPFKKTATDLLDDQLRLEMVEKALEHEPQLKACDYEFRLPKPSYTWHTLQAISKDYPENEFTLLIGGDNWAAFDKWYHHDDILAHYPIVVYPRQGASIGNVPEGVTIVETPLLNISSTEIRKRIKEEESIRGMVPECIEQLAVRNYRQL, encoded by the coding sequence ATGAAGAAGGTAGGAATCTTTGGCGGTAGCTTCAACCCCATCCATACGGGCCATATCGCATTGGCGAAAAGCCTTTGCGAGAAGGCCTGCCTGGACGAGGTGTGGTTCATGGTTTCGCCCATGAACCCATTCAAGAAGACCGCTACCGACTTGCTCGACGACCAGCTGCGCCTGGAAATGGTAGAAAAAGCGCTGGAGCACGAGCCACAACTGAAGGCATGCGACTACGAGTTCCGCCTGCCTAAGCCATCTTATACCTGGCACACGCTGCAAGCCATCAGCAAGGATTACCCGGAAAACGAGTTCACCCTGCTGATTGGTGGCGACAACTGGGCTGCTTTCGACAAGTGGTACCACCACGACGACATCCTAGCCCACTATCCCATCGTGGTTTATCCGCGCCAGGGAGCCAGCATAGGCAATGTGCCTGAAGGCGTTACCATCGTAGAAACTCCACTGCTCAACATCAGCAGCACGGAAATCAGAAAGCGTATCAAAGAGGAGGAAAGCATCAGGGGAATGGTGCCGGAATGCATCGAACAACTGGCTGTCAGAAACTACAGGCAGCTCTAA
- a CDS encoding acyltransferase family protein, with product MNSAILSRPACNALRGLAIIGIFLHNYCHWLGPIVKENEYQYFQHNVDWLNQVMVSMDLNLPVHLLSFFGHYGVPVFLFLSAYGLVMKYEAKPHLSTEQQTRMYNISGKKLTGSINWREPLHFIRYHYLKLFKMMIVGFVAFTMLDLITPGSHHYAALDIVAMLGMFNNVLPNPDNIIWPGPYWFFGLMLQLYIVYRLLLYRRHWGWTVGLMAICIVIQLILGFDNPESEVMNRYRYNFMGGMLPFGLGILYARYGEKILMTFHSPITNFFGCIFCISLIYSLSGSMVGWTFVPFFFCLLSVLVADLLQNISWLSGIYKVLEWMGSISAALFVCHPITRKIFIPISRQGDIYAGLLLYIISSICLAWLFTQLMKKIPNPKY from the coding sequence ATGAATAGTGCTATTCTATCACGCCCGGCATGCAATGCCCTGAGAGGACTCGCCATCATCGGCATCTTCTTGCATAACTACTGCCATTGGCTGGGACCTATTGTCAAGGAGAACGAGTATCAATACTTCCAGCACAATGTTGACTGGCTGAACCAGGTAATGGTCAGCATGGACCTCAACCTGCCTGTGCACCTGCTCTCGTTCTTCGGCCATTACGGTGTGCCCGTATTCCTCTTCCTGAGTGCTTACGGACTGGTGATGAAATACGAGGCTAAACCTCATCTCTCTACCGAACAGCAGACCAGAATGTACAACATCTCGGGCAAGAAACTTACAGGAAGCATCAACTGGCGCGAACCGCTCCACTTTATCCGCTATCACTATCTGAAGCTCTTCAAGATGATGATAGTAGGTTTCGTGGCATTCACGATGCTCGACCTTATCACGCCTGGCTCTCACCACTATGCAGCGCTCGACATCGTTGCGATGCTGGGCATGTTCAATAATGTATTGCCAAATCCGGATAACATCATCTGGCCGGGTCCGTACTGGTTCTTCGGTCTGATGCTGCAACTTTACATCGTCTATCGTCTGCTGCTCTATCGCCGCCATTGGGGATGGACCGTAGGATTGATGGCCATCTGCATCGTCATCCAGCTCATCCTGGGTTTTGACAATCCAGAGAGTGAAGTGATGAACCGCTACCGCTACAACTTTATGGGCGGCATGTTGCCATTCGGACTGGGCATTCTCTATGCCCGCTATGGCGAAAAGATTCTGATGACCTTCCATTCGCCTATCACCAATTTCTTTGGCTGCATCTTCTGCATCTCGCTGATTTACAGTTTGAGCGGCAGCATGGTTGGCTGGACCTTCGTGCCTTTCTTCTTCTGTCTGCTGAGCGTATTGGTAGCCGACCTGCTCCAGAACATCAGCTGGCTATCAGGTATTTATAAGGTATTAGAGTGGATGGGCAGCATCTCCGCCGCCCTCTTCGTATGCCACCCTATCACCCGCAAGATATTCATCCCTATCAGCCGTCAGGGCGACATCTATGCTGGCCTGCTCCTCTACATCATATCGAGCATCTGCCTGGCATGGCTCTTCACCCAACTGATGAAGAAGATTCCAAACCCGAAATATTAA
- a CDS encoding YicC/YloC family endoribonuclease: MIQSMTGFGKATAAFKTKKINVEIKSLNSKTLDLSTRIAPLYREKEMEIRQYISKNLERGKVDFAIWIDKDATTDATPINAALVQNYYQQIKKISAETGIPEPTDWYSTLLRLPDVTTKTDVEELSDEEWEVAKNAICEAVNHLVAFRKQEGAALQKKFTEKVDNIQTLLASIEPYEKARVEKIRQNIVNGLQQIPNVDYDKNRLEQELIYYIEKLDISEEKQRLANHLKYFRETMNEEGHGVGKKLGFIAQEMGREINTTGSKSNQAEMQNIVVKMKDELEQIKEQVLNAL; encoded by the coding sequence ATGATACAGTCAATGACAGGCTTCGGAAAAGCTACCGCGGCCTTTAAAACAAAGAAGATTAATGTAGAGATAAAGTCATTAAATAGCAAGACTCTTGACCTCTCTACTCGTATTGCTCCGCTCTATAGAGAGAAGGAGATGGAAATCCGTCAGTATATCTCTAAAAATCTAGAAAGAGGCAAGGTTGACTTCGCCATCTGGATTGATAAGGATGCTACTACAGATGCCACTCCTATCAACGCGGCGCTTGTACAGAATTATTACCAGCAAATCAAGAAGATTTCGGCTGAAACAGGCATTCCTGAGCCAACCGACTGGTACAGCACTCTGTTGCGTCTTCCGGATGTAACAACGAAGACGGATGTGGAAGAATTGAGCGATGAGGAGTGGGAAGTGGCAAAAAATGCAATTTGCGAGGCTGTGAACCATCTCGTTGCCTTCCGCAAGCAGGAAGGAGCCGCTCTCCAGAAGAAATTTACTGAGAAGGTGGATAACATCCAGACTCTCCTGGCTAGTATCGAACCATACGAGAAGGCTCGCGTGGAGAAGATCAGACAGAACATCGTTAACGGTCTGCAGCAGATTCCGAATGTGGATTACGACAAGAACCGCCTGGAGCAGGAACTCATCTACTACATCGAGAAGCTCGACATCAGTGAGGAGAAGCAGCGCCTTGCCAACCACCTGAAGTATTTCCGCGAGACCATGAATGAGGAAGGTCATGGTGTAGGAAAGAAACTCGGTTTCATCGCACAGGAAATGGGACGCGAAATCAACACCACCGGCTCTAAGAGCAACCAGGCTGAGATGCAGAACATCGTGGTGAAGATGAAGGACGAACTGGAGCAGATCAAGGAGCAGGTGCTGAATGCCCTCTAA
- a CDS encoding decaprenyl-phosphate phosphoribosyltransferase, whose amino-acid sequence MNENKLEDSKGFAALLRLVRPKQWIKNGFIFLPLFFGGALLHIDALLAGLITFFAYSFAASSIYCFNDIYDVEADRRHPVKCHRPIASGAVSIKQAYGLMFLMFALSMGICSLLGSWETMGIIIFYWLLNLGYCAKFKQYAIIDVCIVAFGFVLRLLAGGVATGIVLSKWIVLMTFLITLFMSFAKRRDDVLRMEKTGEAPRKNTIRYNLTFINQAITITASVTLVCYIMYTVSPEVIENFHTENLYLTSVFVLVGLLRYIQIAVVDQKSGDPTKIILRDRITQFIVLAWLLSFLILIYIV is encoded by the coding sequence ATGAACGAGAATAAATTGGAAGACAGTAAAGGGTTTGCAGCGCTGCTGCGACTGGTTCGCCCGAAGCAATGGATCAAGAATGGCTTTATCTTCTTACCGCTGTTCTTTGGCGGCGCCCTGTTGCATATAGATGCCCTACTGGCGGGTCTGATTACTTTCTTCGCCTACAGTTTTGCCGCATCGAGCATCTATTGTTTCAACGATATCTATGATGTGGAGGCCGACCGCCGCCACCCTGTCAAGTGCCATCGTCCGATAGCATCGGGAGCGGTCAGCATCAAACAGGCATACGGACTGATGTTCCTGATGTTTGCCCTCTCTATGGGTATATGCAGCCTGCTCGGATCATGGGAGACGATGGGAATCATCATCTTCTATTGGCTTCTGAATCTCGGCTACTGCGCCAAATTCAAGCAATATGCCATCATCGATGTGTGTATCGTGGCTTTCGGTTTCGTACTCCGTCTGCTGGCAGGTGGTGTAGCTACGGGCATCGTACTCAGTAAGTGGATTGTGCTGATGACCTTCCTCATCACCCTCTTCATGAGTTTTGCCAAGCGCCGCGATGATGTGCTGCGCATGGAGAAGACGGGCGAGGCTCCCCGCAAGAATACCATCCGCTACAACCTCACTTTCATCAACCAAGCTATCACGATTACGGCTTCCGTAACCCTGGTATGTTACATCATGTATACGGTGAGTCCGGAGGTTATCGAGAATTTCCATACCGAGAATCTCTATCTTACGAGTGTCTTTGTGCTGGTCGGTTTGCTGAGATACATCCAGATAGCCGTGGTAGACCAGAAGAGTGGTGACCCTACGAAGATTATCCTGCGCGACCGCATCACCCAGTTTATCGTGCTCGCCTGGTTGCTCTCCTTCCTGATCCTTATTTATATCGTATAA
- the gmk gene encoding guanylate kinase: MKNGLLIFSAPSGSGKSTIVNWLMKEHPELKLAFSISCTSRAPRGTEQNGVEYFFLSPEKFKAKIEADEFLEYEEVYQDRFYGTLKSQVENQLAKGESVIFDVDVKGGVNIKKFYGERALSIFVQPPSVEELRRRLVGRNTDAPEVIEQRLAKASYELTFAPQFDHVVVNDDLEKAQQEVYQLVKTFLDAE, translated from the coding sequence ATGAAGAACGGATTGTTAATTTTCAGCGCCCCATCGGGCAGCGGTAAGAGCACCATCGTAAACTGGCTGATGAAAGAGCACCCGGAATTGAAGCTGGCTTTCTCTATCAGCTGCACCTCTCGTGCTCCGCGCGGTACAGAACAGAATGGTGTTGAGTATTTCTTCCTCTCTCCAGAGAAATTCAAGGCTAAGATTGAGGCTGACGAGTTCCTGGAGTACGAGGAGGTTTACCAGGACAGATTCTACGGCACCCTGAAGTCACAGGTAGAAAACCAGCTTGCCAAGGGCGAGTCGGTGATTTTCGATGTTGACGTGAAGGGTGGTGTAAACATCAAGAAGTTTTATGGCGAACGTGCCTTGAGCATCTTTGTCCAGCCACCTTCGGTAGAGGAATTGCGCCGCCGTCTGGTTGGCCGCAATACTGATGCGCCTGAGGTGATTGAGCAGCGCCTTGCCAAGGCAAGCTATGAGCTGACCTTCGCCCCTCAGTTTGACCACGTGGTCGTAAACGATGACCTGGAAAAGGCTCAGCAGGAGGTTTATCAGCTCGTCAAGACCTTCCTAGACGCAGAGTAA
- a CDS encoding DUF4290 domain-containing protein, which translates to MNIEGLDYNTQRAKLILPEYGREIQQMVDHCLTLTDREERQRCAETIIAVMDRMFPENRGVEDHEQKLWDQLAIMSNFQLDIDFPYDVSDAVKIATKPEPLPYPMQHIPVRHYGAMLFEIFEKLKTMEPSEERDKLVELTANQMHRDLVTWSHGSSDVAKVASDLARFTDGNIQLDLDTFVFEKIEAQPKNVNNNKKKK; encoded by the coding sequence ATGAATATAGAAGGATTAGACTATAATACCCAGAGAGCTAAGCTCATTCTGCCTGAGTATGGCCGTGAGATTCAGCAGATGGTAGACCATTGTCTGACGCTTACCGACCGTGAAGAGCGCCAGCGCTGTGCAGAGACCATTATTGCAGTCATGGACCGTATGTTCCCTGAGAACAGAGGGGTAGAGGACCATGAGCAGAAACTCTGGGACCAGCTTGCCATCATGAGCAATTTCCAGCTCGACATCGATTTCCCTTATGATGTATCGGATGCTGTGAAGATAGCGACCAAGCCGGAGCCTTTGCCATATCCTATGCAGCACATCCCGGTGCGCCATTATGGAGCTATGCTCTTCGAGATTTTCGAAAAGCTGAAGACGATGGAACCAAGTGAGGAGCGCGATAAACTCGTGGAGCTTACTGCCAACCAGATGCATCGCGACCTGGTAACTTGGAGTCATGGCTCCAGTGATGTAGCCAAGGTAGCTTCCGATCTGGCACGTTTTACCGATGGCAATATCCAGCTCGATCTCGATACCTTCGTTTTCGAGAAGATTGAGGCGCAGCCTAAGAATGTAAATAATAATAAGAAGAAAAAGTAA
- a CDS encoding acyltransferase family protein has protein sequence MKIKDIELANISRFRGELMGAAMLFIILFHVALPREDAFFGLRRMGNVGVDMFLFLSGIGLWFSWMKNPSAKHFFIRRYLRIYPTWLIIACLFYIPSFQGGSTWNWIYLFGEITINWGFWLHDELNFWYIPATMMLYLFAPAYMELIKRHPIYRWLPVVMIMWCILVQYVTPIHQAVGHLEIFWSRVPIFFIGINMGEMVRQKQTLDGASIWMIWLMFLMTLLASIFLEQEKHGMFPLFLERMLYIPLTITSILLLNRIFRRTPSWFNKGFMFVGALSLECYLLHIHFVLKYLEPHHLGYWPTFFICIGITLPAAWILSKIAGWISKELAKFIK, from the coding sequence ATGAAGATAAAAGATATAGAACTGGCGAATATCAGCCGGTTTCGCGGCGAGTTGATGGGAGCAGCCATGCTGTTCATCATCCTCTTTCATGTGGCATTGCCTAGAGAAGATGCCTTTTTCGGGCTTCGCAGAATGGGCAATGTCGGTGTAGACATGTTCCTCTTTCTCAGCGGAATAGGTCTCTGGTTCTCGTGGATGAAGAATCCTTCTGCCAAGCATTTCTTCATCCGTCGTTATCTGCGCATCTACCCTACCTGGCTCATCATAGCCTGCCTCTTCTATATCCCTTCTTTCCAGGGCGGAAGCACCTGGAACTGGATCTATCTCTTTGGAGAGATAACCATCAACTGGGGGTTCTGGCTGCATGATGAACTCAACTTCTGGTACATCCCGGCTACGATGATGCTCTATCTCTTTGCCCCTGCCTACATGGAACTCATCAAGCGCCATCCTATCTACCGCTGGCTGCCGGTGGTGATGATCATGTGGTGCATCCTGGTACAATATGTTACCCCGATACATCAGGCTGTAGGACACCTGGAGATTTTCTGGAGCCGCGTGCCTATCTTCTTCATCGGCATCAACATGGGTGAGATGGTAAGACAGAAACAGACGCTCGACGGCGCTTCGATATGGATGATATGGCTCATGTTCCTAATGACGCTGCTGGCGAGCATCTTCCTGGAACAGGAGAAGCACGGCATGTTTCCGCTCTTCCTCGAACGCATGCTCTATATCCCGCTTACCATCACCAGCATCCTGCTGCTGAACCGCATCTTCCGCCGCACCCCGAGCTGGTTTAACAAGGGGTTCATGTTTGTGGGAGCGCTGAGTCTGGAGTGTTATCTGCTCCATATCCACTTCGTGCTGAAATACCTAGAACCGCATCACTTGGGCTATTGGCCTACCTTCTTCATCTGCATAGGCATCACCCTGCCTGCAGCATGGATTCTGAGCAAGATAGCCGGATGGATTTCTAAAGAGTTAGCTAAGTTTATCAAGTAA
- the tsaB gene encoding tRNA (adenosine(37)-N6)-threonylcarbamoyltransferase complex dimerization subunit type 1 TsaB: MSCILNIETSTDVCSVAISDSGQVIFNQEDHTGPNHAVKLGVFVDEALDFLDSHGLPLEAVAVSCGPGSYTGLRIGVSMAKGICYGRGVKLIAVPTLELMAVPVLLGEHPEEEDALIVPMLDARRMEVYAEVLDRALKVVRPIQADIVDADTYKEYLDQHHVYFFGNGAAKCMETINHPNAHLVEGIEPLAKNMAPLAEKRFVEGKFEDVAYFVPFYLKDFVAKMPKKLL, encoded by the coding sequence ATGTCGTGTATTTTGAATATTGAGACGAGTACGGACGTGTGCTCAGTGGCAATTAGTGATAGTGGACAGGTGATTTTCAACCAGGAAGATCACACAGGTCCGAACCATGCTGTTAAGTTGGGTGTGTTTGTGGATGAGGCTCTTGATTTCCTCGATTCTCATGGTCTTCCGCTGGAGGCTGTGGCGGTAAGTTGTGGTCCGGGTTCCTATACCGGATTGCGTATCGGTGTGAGTATGGCGAAGGGCATCTGTTATGGTCGCGGTGTGAAACTCATCGCTGTTCCAACACTCGAACTGATGGCAGTGCCTGTATTGCTTGGCGAACATCCTGAGGAGGAAGACGCCCTCATCGTACCTATGCTCGACGCCCGTCGCATGGAGGTATATGCCGAAGTGCTCGACCGCGCCCTGAAGGTGGTTCGCCCTATTCAGGCTGATATTGTGGATGCTGATACCTACAAGGAATATCTGGACCAGCATCATGTGTACTTCTTCGGAAATGGCGCTGCCAAGTGTATGGAGACCATCAACCATCCGAATGCTCACCTCGTAGAGGGCATTGAGCCTTTGGCTAAGAATATGGCTCCGCTGGCAGAGAAGCGTTTTGTAGAGGGCAAGTTCGAAGATGTGGCATATTTCGTGCCTTTCTATCTTAAGGATTTCGTGGCTAAGATGCCAAAGAAACTGCTCTAG
- a CDS encoding phosphoethanolamine transferase has translation MSWKEIIKKCLNVASAPIRRNANFFVFMYLLGMISSIVTTPAKGTLYDNLFLELFVDLYVVCAVVAIFPKKVRWGLRAVLYLILYSTAAADTYCYVNFGSTLNPSMLMLVGETNSSEASSFLSALISAEVLFSSVGWILLLALIQILIAIFRKQLIKLYVFIITVLELASVKKRLMAIPRMTAAMPASFGILCLIIFIIGCCTSWHNKMAYHKLMNGRTIGEVEHILTEKDHAVLYLPIYRLQFSIYANQLAAHQITQLIHAAHDVKVDSCSYRSPNIVLIIGESFGRHHSQQYGYFMDTTPQQVALEKSRKLTKFSDVVTCWNLTSFVFKNMLSTHVVGEKGEWCDYPLFPEVFRKAGYNVTFITNEFLPQAKEAVYDFSGGFFLNNPELSKLQFDHRNTQLHDLDDGLLKDYDDSLKNFQKEHNLTIFHLMGQHVNYKQRYRTKQARFWASSYEDKRPELTNAQRKMLSHYDNATLYNDSIVAQIVKRFQKQDAIVIYVPDHGEECYEENRGFICRNHSAEIDWPLAHYEFEIPFWIYCSPKYIRNHRDIYRQIRKAKDKRFMTDALPHLLLYLAGIETPTYKEEYNILSSKYDEMRPRILKNSADYDKLRDAHLEKIKKEESKKVKKKERRN, from the coding sequence ATGAGTTGGAAAGAAATCATTAAGAAGTGTCTGAACGTGGCTTCTGCGCCGATTCGCAGAAATGCCAACTTCTTTGTGTTCATGTACCTGCTGGGCATGATCAGTTCTATCGTGACTACACCTGCCAAGGGGACTTTATACGACAACCTGTTCCTGGAACTCTTTGTCGACCTCTATGTGGTGTGTGCCGTTGTCGCCATCTTCCCCAAGAAGGTGCGCTGGGGTCTGCGTGCCGTACTATACCTTATATTATATAGTACAGCTGCCGCCGACACCTATTGCTACGTGAATTTCGGCTCTACGCTCAACCCTTCTATGCTGATGCTGGTGGGCGAGACCAACAGTTCGGAGGCTAGCAGTTTCCTCTCAGCCCTCATCTCTGCCGAGGTTCTCTTCAGTAGTGTGGGCTGGATCCTGCTTCTCGCTCTCATCCAGATTCTCATCGCCATCTTCCGCAAGCAACTCATCAAGCTATACGTTTTCATCATTACCGTTCTGGAGTTGGCTTCTGTCAAGAAACGGCTGATGGCTATCCCCCGCATGACTGCAGCCATGCCTGCCAGCTTCGGAATCCTATGCCTCATCATCTTCATCATAGGATGCTGCACCTCCTGGCACAACAAGATGGCTTACCATAAACTCATGAATGGTAGAACGATAGGCGAAGTAGAGCATATCCTGACAGAAAAGGATCATGCTGTACTCTATCTGCCAATCTACCGACTCCAATTCAGTATCTATGCCAATCAGCTGGCAGCACATCAGATTACCCAACTCATTCATGCTGCCCACGATGTGAAGGTTGACAGCTGCAGCTACCGCTCGCCAAACATCGTGCTGATTATCGGCGAAAGCTTCGGCCGCCATCATTCCCAGCAGTACGGCTATTTTATGGATACCACTCCACAGCAGGTAGCCTTGGAGAAATCGCGCAAGCTCACCAAGTTTAGCGATGTGGTAACCTGCTGGAACCTGACCAGTTTCGTTTTCAAGAACATGCTCTCTACCCATGTGGTAGGCGAGAAAGGCGAATGGTGCGACTATCCGCTCTTCCCTGAAGTGTTCCGAAAGGCAGGCTACAACGTAACCTTCATCACCAACGAATTCCTGCCACAGGCAAAGGAGGCGGTTTACGACTTCAGCGGCGGTTTCTTCCTGAACAACCCGGAACTGAGCAAACTCCAGTTTGACCATCGTAACACCCAGCTCCACGATCTGGACGACGGACTGCTGAAGGATTATGATGACAGTCTGAAGAACTTCCAGAAGGAGCACAACCTCACCATCTTCCACCTGATGGGCCAGCATGTAAACTATAAGCAGCGCTACCGCACAAAGCAAGCCCGGTTCTGGGCAAGCAGTTATGAAGACAAGCGCCCTGAACTGACCAATGCCCAGCGCAAGATGCTGAGTCATTACGATAACGCTACCCTCTACAACGACTCTATCGTAGCCCAGATTGTAAAGCGTTTCCAGAAGCAGGATGCCATCGTCATCTACGTGCCCGACCATGGCGAGGAATGCTACGAAGAGAACCGTGGCTTCATCTGCCGTAACCACTCTGCAGAAATCGACTGGCCGCTGGCGCACTACGAGTTTGAAATTCCGTTCTGGATTTACTGTTCGCCAAAATATATCAGGAACCACCGCGACATTTACCGTCAGATACGCAAGGCTAAGGACAAGCGCTTCATGACCGATGCTCTGCCTCATCTCCTGCTGTATCTGGCTGGCATTGAGACACCTACCTATAAGGAGGAATATAACATTCTGAGTTCGAAATATGACGAGATGCGACCACGTATCCTCAAAAACTCTGCCGATTACGACAAACTTCGTGATGCGCATCTGGAAAAGATAAAAAAGGAAGAAAGTAAAAAGGTAAAAAAGAAAGAAAGGAGAAACTGA